A DNA window from Salvelinus namaycush isolate Seneca chromosome 30, SaNama_1.0, whole genome shotgun sequence contains the following coding sequences:
- the LOC120024932 gene encoding ARL14 effector protein-like encodes MPVTCAVNGCTNKFIKGSEIRFYRFPISKPQLANQWVQSLGMKNFIPTPNTCLCSEHFNPDCFRDYNGKQFLREDAVPTIFGADSSKPELRKRSMMTKDTNAANRFGAPSDRERAKTLEKSKVKEKRHSTRDTGKGRGDGKKRGGGRGGISSNTDRQTIGAKSKVYDNKGRLLSCGKDMCDCLDADCMGCFYPCPDCSSRRCGVECRCDRKWLYEQVEVEGGEIIRNKYAG; translated from the exons ATGCCTGTCACCTGTGCAGTAAACGGCTGCACCAACAAGTTTATCAAAGGGTCAGAAATACGATTTTACAG GTTCCCCATCAGTAAGCCTCAGCTTGCCAACCAATGGGTACAAAGTTTGGGGATGAAAAACTTCATCCCTACACCTAACACTTGCCTCTGCTCAGAACATTTCAACCCAGATTGTTTCCGAGACTACAATGGCAAACAGTTTCTTAGGGAAGATGCCGTGCCCACCATTTTCGGTGCTGATTCATCGAAG cctgaaTTACGAAAAAGGAGTATGATGACCAAGGACACAAATGCGGCTAACCGCTTCGGGGCACCGTCAGACCGGGAGAGGGCTAAGACGCTGGAGAAGAGCAAGGTCAAGGAGAAACGACATAGTACCCGGGATACTGGCAAG GGAAGAGGTGATGGCAAAAAACGAGGTGGAGGACGAGGAGGAATCTCCTCCAACACTGACCG ACAGACTATTGGGGCGAAGAGCAAAGTGTATGACAACAAAGGCCGCCTGCTCTCCTGCGGCAAGGACATGTGTGACTGCCTGGACGCGGACTGCATGGGCTGCTTCTACCCCTGCCCCGATTGTAGCTCCCGCAGGTGTGGCGTGGAGTGCCGCTGTGACCGCAAGTGGCTCTACGAGCAGGTTgaggtggaggggggagagatCATCCGCAACAAGTACGCTGGCTAG
- the fshb gene encoding follitropin subunit beta: protein MYCTHLMTLQLVVMATLWVTPVRAGTDCMYGCRLNNMTITVEREDCHGSITITTCAGLCETTDLNYQSTWLPHSQGACNFKEWSYEKVYLEGCPSGVDPFFIPVAKSCDCIKCKTDNTDCDRISMATPSCVVNPLEM, encoded by the exons ATGTACTGCACCCACTTAATGACGCTGCAGCTGGTCGTCATGGCAACGCTGTGGGTGACACCAGTGAGAGCGGGGACAGACTGCATGTATGGCTGCCGACTAAACAACATGACCATcaccgtggagagagaggacTGTCACGGAAGCATCACCATCACCACCTGCGCCGGCCTGTGCGAAACGACG GATCTGAACTATCAGAGCACATGGCTGCCGCACTCCCAGGGGGCATGTAACTTCAAGGAGTGGTCCTACGAGAAGGTCTACCTGGAAGGCTGTCCATCCGGAGTCGACCCCTTCTTCATACCCGTAGCCAAGAGCTGCGATTGCATCAAATGCAAGACGGACAACACCGACTGTGATCGCATAAGCATGGCAACACCCAGCTGCGTAGTAAACCCACTAGAAATGTAA